In the genome of Rhizobium etli 8C-3, one region contains:
- a CDS encoding D-alanyl-D-alanine carboxypeptidase family protein — protein MKRLLAAFLAVTLAVSAPIAAMAGSASLILDARTGKVLASENGDVLNHPASLTKMMTLYLTFEALNRGRITWDTQIVMSKYAASRPPTKLGVKAGGTITVREAVYGMIVKSANDAAAAMGEMLAGSESNFARVMTQKARQLGMSRTAFYNASGLPDKRQVTTARDMSTLGVALLKHYPREYRLFSMTAFTFRGKTIRGHNNLMVRYQGMDGIKTGYTNASGFNLVSAVRDGNRRVVGVVLGGRTARSRDAQMAALLDKYLGRASSGGKLIASVGAKLPVEVASAADGDAPLAAAAPRGEGESGKVPFALGYSDTAAVPLERPAALEEMANAGRPQPSTRGWQIQISAAPSADAARALLAQAKSEGGTALKSATPYTEAFGTGANAIYRASFVGFDSEQAATAACEALKKRSYDCVLLANQG, from the coding sequence ATGAAAAGGTTGTTGGCCGCATTTCTAGCTGTGACGCTTGCCGTTTCGGCACCGATCGCGGCCATGGCCGGCAGCGCCTCCCTCATCCTCGACGCCCGGACCGGCAAGGTTCTCGCGTCCGAGAACGGCGATGTGCTGAACCACCCGGCGTCGCTCACCAAGATGATGACGCTCTACCTCACCTTCGAGGCGCTGAACCGCGGCAGGATCACCTGGGACACGCAGATCGTCATGTCGAAATACGCCGCCAGCCGCCCTCCGACAAAGCTCGGCGTGAAGGCGGGCGGGACGATCACCGTGCGCGAGGCCGTCTATGGGATGATCGTTAAATCTGCCAATGATGCCGCGGCCGCTATGGGCGAGATGCTCGCGGGCTCCGAAAGCAACTTCGCACGCGTAATGACGCAGAAGGCCCGGCAGCTCGGCATGAGCCGTACCGCCTTTTACAACGCGTCCGGCCTGCCCGATAAGCGGCAGGTGACGACGGCCCGCGACATGTCCACCCTCGGCGTCGCGCTGCTCAAGCACTATCCGAGAGAATACCGCCTCTTCTCGATGACGGCGTTCACCTTCCGCGGCAAGACCATCCGCGGCCATAACAACCTGATGGTTCGCTACCAGGGTATGGACGGCATCAAAACGGGTTACACGAACGCCTCCGGTTTCAATCTCGTGAGCGCCGTGCGCGACGGCAACCGCCGCGTCGTCGGCGTTGTTCTCGGCGGCCGCACGGCCCGCAGCCGCGATGCCCAGATGGCCGCACTGCTCGACAAGTATCTCGGCCGCGCTTCCAGCGGCGGCAAGCTGATTGCAAGCGTCGGCGCCAAGCTGCCGGTCGAAGTCGCCTCCGCCGCTGATGGGGATGCGCCTCTTGCAGCCGCCGCGCCACGAGGCGAAGGCGAAAGCGGCAAGGTTCCTTTCGCACTCGGTTACTCCGACACGGCAGCCGTTCCCCTGGAGCGTCCGGCAGCACTTGAGGAGATGGCCAATGCTGGCAGGCCGCAGCCGTCGACCCGCGGCTGGCAGATCCAGATTTCCGCCGCTCCAAGCGCCGATGCCGCCCGTGCACTACTTGCCCAGGCGAAGTCGGAAGGCGGCACGGCATTGAAATCCGCAACGCCCTATACGGAAGCCTTCGGCACCGGCGCCAACGCCATCTACCGCGCCAGCTTCGTCGGCTTCGACAGTGAGCAGGCCGCCACCGCCGCCTGCGAAGCCCTCAAGAAGCGCTCCTACGACTGCGTTCTGCTGGCCAATCAAGGCTAA
- a CDS encoding RT0821/Lpp0805 family surface protein encodes MEVIAKSNRHTKGLLCRCATLFVIGATMLPLSGCMTGGFDFLSDSKVDRSVATGTVPQTPPSTDTLSDEMTVRNAVTSADIQRMAGQPLPWANSSTGSAGVIDTIVENNDQGQVCRQFRTTRHSYAGIAKFYGKTCLVGGGNWQLLSFQPEG; translated from the coding sequence GTGGAAGTCATAGCAAAGTCGAATCGTCATACAAAGGGCCTGCTGTGCCGTTGTGCCACGTTGTTCGTCATCGGTGCGACGATGCTGCCGCTTTCCGGCTGCATGACGGGCGGTTTTGACTTTTTGAGCGATTCGAAAGTGGACCGTTCGGTCGCCACCGGAACCGTGCCGCAGACACCGCCGAGCACCGATACGCTTTCCGACGAAATGACGGTTCGCAACGCGGTCACATCTGCCGACATCCAGAGGATGGCCGGCCAGCCGCTGCCCTGGGCGAATTCCTCGACCGGCAGCGCCGGCGTCATCGACACGATCGTCGAAAACAACGACCAGGGCCAGGTCTGCCGCCAGTTCCGCACCACGCGGCACTCCTATGCGGGCATTGCCAAATTCTACGGCAAGACCTGCCTCGTGGGCGGCGGCAATTGGCAACTGCTGAGCTTCCAGCCGGAAGGCTGA
- the pdxH gene encoding pyridoxamine 5'-phosphate oxidase has translation MSANELISGDFTERDEPFKLFAEWLKDAEGSEINDPNAVALATVDEDGLPNVRMVLLKGFDSDGFVFYTNFESQKGREILGQKKAAMCFHWKALRRQVRLRGPVEIVTDEEADAYFQTRARGSRIGAWASKQSRPLESRFALEKAVAEYTARYAIGEIPRPPYWSGFRIKPVSIEFWKDQNFRLHDRVEFRRRAPEGDWEKVRMYP, from the coding sequence ATGTCGGCAAATGAGTTAATAAGCGGTGACTTCACCGAGCGCGACGAGCCCTTCAAGCTTTTCGCGGAATGGCTGAAAGATGCCGAGGGTTCCGAGATAAACGATCCGAATGCGGTAGCGCTTGCGACGGTCGATGAAGATGGCCTTCCCAATGTCCGCATGGTTCTCCTGAAGGGATTCGATAGCGACGGATTCGTCTTCTACACCAATTTCGAGAGTCAGAAAGGCCGTGAAATCCTGGGACAGAAAAAAGCGGCCATGTGTTTTCACTGGAAAGCGCTGCGACGGCAAGTGCGCCTGCGCGGTCCTGTGGAAATCGTGACCGACGAGGAAGCCGACGCTTATTTCCAGACGCGCGCCCGCGGCAGCCGCATCGGCGCCTGGGCATCCAAGCAGTCCCGACCGCTGGAAAGTCGCTTTGCGCTGGAAAAAGCCGTAGCCGAATATACGGCGCGCTATGCCATCGGTGAAATCCCGCGACCGCCCTACTGGTCTGGTTTCCGCATAAAGCCGGTTTCGATCGAATTCTGGAAGGACCAGAACTTCCGCCTCCATGACCGGGTCGAATTCCGCCGCCGGGCCCCGGAAGGCGATTGGGAAAAGGTCAGGATGTATCCCTGA
- a CDS encoding pyrophosphatase, which produces MLADLAERFESSSRRYAEVNGIERDPDWYLLKLQEEMGELTQAWNRVSGRGRPKGKTPDELKQDLADETADMLGHILLFARQNGIDLALAIERKWLFRP; this is translated from the coding sequence ATGCTGGCCGATCTCGCAGAACGGTTCGAATCCTCTTCCCGCCGTTATGCTGAGGTGAATGGCATCGAGCGGGATCCGGACTGGTATCTCCTGAAGCTGCAGGAGGAAATGGGCGAACTCACCCAGGCCTGGAACCGCGTGAGCGGCAGAGGGCGCCCGAAAGGCAAGACGCCGGACGAACTGAAGCAGGACCTCGCCGACGAGACGGCCGACATGCTCGGCCACATCCTGCTCTTTGCCCGCCAAAACGGCATCGACCTCGCACTGGCCATCGAGCGCAAGTGGCTGTTTAGGCCCTAA
- a CDS encoding polysaccharide deacetylase family protein, whose product MHRLWKSRAKRIAITAGLEAAHLVAALGLMRHARGRGAIFTLHHVRPHEPHAFEPNAHLEITPAFLDAALTRLAHDGYRFVALDEIPALLCAPASDQPFAAFTLDDGYRNNLVHAYPVFEKHGAPFTVFVAKGLTERTHTIWWETLAAVLRKAEKVHFDFGGGEESIALFTLADQHAAFSRFAAHVHGTDEASAVAKIDALARHHEIDPAELVDDLVMGAAELNLLDASPLASIGAHTVSHRALARLAEAEVRKEMTLSADHVEMITGKRPETFAFPYGTPEAATRREAAIAAELRFKVTVTTRPGVMRPDLFGSTTYLPRLSLNGYYQKPRYVSALVSGIPLKLMGR is encoded by the coding sequence ATGCACAGGCTGTGGAAAAGTCGCGCGAAACGGATCGCCATTACCGCCGGGCTCGAAGCTGCCCATCTCGTTGCCGCTCTCGGGCTCATGCGCCACGCGCGCGGGCGCGGTGCGATCTTCACCCTGCATCATGTCAGGCCGCACGAGCCGCATGCTTTCGAGCCGAATGCACACCTCGAAATCACTCCGGCATTTCTCGATGCGGCACTGACGCGGCTTGCCCATGACGGGTACCGTTTCGTCGCGCTGGACGAGATTCCGGCATTGCTTTGCGCACCGGCAAGCGACCAGCCTTTTGCAGCCTTTACCCTGGACGACGGCTACCGCAACAATCTCGTTCACGCCTATCCGGTCTTCGAGAAGCACGGGGCACCCTTTACCGTGTTCGTGGCAAAGGGCCTGACGGAGCGCACGCACACGATCTGGTGGGAGACTCTAGCCGCTGTCCTGCGCAAGGCCGAAAAGGTCCACTTCGATTTCGGCGGCGGCGAAGAGAGCATTGCGCTTTTCACATTGGCCGATCAGCATGCGGCATTTTCGCGGTTCGCAGCCCATGTCCACGGCACCGACGAAGCCTCGGCGGTTGCGAAGATCGATGCGCTGGCCCGTCACCATGAGATCGATCCTGCCGAACTCGTCGACGATCTCGTGATGGGCGCGGCGGAACTCAACCTTCTCGACGCTAGCCCCCTGGCCTCCATCGGCGCCCACACGGTCAGCCACCGCGCGCTCGCTCGGCTTGCGGAGGCAGAAGTACGCAAGGAAATGACGCTTTCTGCCGACCACGTAGAGATGATTACCGGCAAACGACCGGAAACCTTCGCATTCCCATATGGCACGCCCGAAGCGGCAACCCGTCGCGAGGCGGCAATCGCAGCCGAGCTCAGGTTCAAGGTCACGGTGACGACCCGGCCCGGCGTCATGCGGCCGGACCTTTTCGGCAGCACCACCTATCTGCCGCGGCTCTCTCTCAATGGCTATTACCAGAAACCGCGCTATGTCTCGGCGCTCGTCTCAGGCATCCCCCTGAAGCTGATGGGCCGTTAG